One Oncorhynchus keta strain PuntledgeMale-10-30-2019 chromosome 22, Oket_V2, whole genome shotgun sequence DNA window includes the following coding sequences:
- the LOC118401036 gene encoding CCR4-NOT transcription complex subunit 1 isoform X7: MNLDSLSLALSQISYLVDNLTKKNYRASQQEIQHIVNRHGPEADRHLLRCLFSHVDFSGDGKSSGKDFHQFLIQECVSLISKPNFISTLCYAIDNPLHYQKSLKPSAHLFTQLSKVLKLSKVQEVIFGLALLNSCNADLRGFAAQFVKQKLPDLLRSYVDADLGVNQEGGFQDIAIEVLHLLLSHLLFGQKGASGVGQEQIDAFLKTLCRDFPQARCPVVLAPLLYPEKRDILMDRILPDSGELAKTMMESSLAEFMQEVGYGFCASLDECRNIILQYGVREVTASQVARVLGMMARTHSGLSDGIPLQSISAPGSGIWSDGKDKSDGSQAHTWNVEVLIDVVKEVNPNLNFKEVTYELDHPGFMIRDSKGLQMVVYGIQRGLGMEVFPVDLIYRPWKHAEGQLSFIQHSLMSPDVFCFADYPCHTVAIDILKAPPEDDNREIATWKSLDLVESLLRLSEVGQYEQVKQLFSFPIKHCPDMLVLALLQISTSWHTLRHELISTLMPIFLGNHPNSAIILHYAWHGQGQSPSIRQLIMHSMAEWYMRGEQYDQAKLSRILDVAQDLKSLSMLLNGTPFAFVIDLAALASRREYLKLDKWLTDKIREHGVGGEPFIQACVTFLKRRCPSIMGGLAPEKDQPKSAQLPPETMATMLGCLQSCAGSVSQELSETILTMVANCSNVMNKARQPPPGVMPKGRAPSTSSLDAISPVQVSVSPLQMDPLTAMGSLNLSSSATSHTQSMQGFPTPLGSAFSNPQSPAKAFPPLSNPNPSTPFGGIGSLSSQLGNTGPLGSGIGSGLGMPAVSSDPFGTRKMSTPGLNPTTFQQSKMKASDLSQVWPEANQHFSKEIDDEANSYFQRIYNHPPHPTMSVDEVLEMLQRFKDSTIKREREVFNCMLRNLFEEYRFFPQYPDKELHITACLFGGIIEKGLVTYMALGLALRYVLEALRKPFGSKMYYFGIAALDRFKNRLKDYPQYCQHLASIGHFLQFPLHLQECVQYIEYGQQSRDPPVKMQGSITTPGSLALAQAQAQSQPPKAPQPGQPSTLVTTATATTTVAKTTTITRPTPGSFKKDVPPSINTTNIDTLLVATDQTERIVEPPENVQEKIAFIFNNLSQSNMTQKVEELKETVKEEFMPWVSQYLVMKRVSIEPNFHSLYSNFLDTLKNPEFVKMVLNETYRNIKVLLTSDKAAANFSDRSLLKNLGHWLGMITLAKNKPILYTDLEVKSLLLEAYVKGQQELLYVVPFVAKVLESSLRSVIFRPQNPWTMAIMNVLAELHTEHDLKLNLKFEIEVLCKNLSLDINDLKPGTLLKDKDKLKTLEEQLSAPKKEAKPPEEMIPIVSTGIQHFQTGMPLVAAPSTPAPTTTCSATGPPTPQFSYHDINVYALAGLAPHINININIPLLQAHPQLKQCVRQSIERAVQELVHPVVDRSIKIAMTTCEQIVRKDFALDSEESRMRVAAHHMMRNLTAGMAMITCREPLLMSIATNLKNSFAAALRAPTPQQREMMEEAAARVAQDNCELACCFIQKTAVEKAGPEMDKRLATEFELRKHARQEGRRYCDPVVLTYQAERMPEQIRLKVGGVDPKQLAVYEEFARNVPGFLPSNDLSQPTGFLAQPMKQQAWATDDVAQIYDKCMADLEQHLHAIPPALSMNPQTQALRSLLEAVALARNSRDGIAALGLLQKAVEGLLDATSGADADLLLRYRECHLLVLKALQDGRAYGPLWCNKQITRCLIECRDEYKYNVEAVELLIRNHLVNMQQYDLHLAQSMENGLHYMAVAFAMQLVKLLLVDERSVSHITEADLFHTIETLMRTSAHSRANAPEGLPQLMDVVRSNYEAMIDRAHGGPNFMMHSGISQASEYDDPPGLREKAEYLLREWVNLYHSAAAGRDSTKAFSAFVGQMHQQGILKTDDLITRFFRLCTEMCVEISYRAQAEQQHNPAASAAIIRAKCYHNLDAFVRLIALLVKHSGEATNTVTKINLLNKVLGIVVGVLIQDHDVRQTEFQQLPYHRIFIMLLLELNAPEHVLETINFQTLTAFCNTFHILRPTKAPGFVYAWLELISHRIFIARMLAHTPQQKGWPMYAQLLIDLFKYLAPFLRNVELNKPMQILYKGTLRVLLVLLHDFPEFLCDYHYGFCDVIPPNCIQLRNLILSAFPRNMRLPDPFTPNLKVDMLSEINIAPRILTNFTGVMPSQFKKDLDSYLKTRSPVTFLSELRSNLQVGGATLGPWKYLQHNDTSLEQVSNEPGNRYNIQLINALVLYVGTQAIAHIHNKGSTPSMSTITHSAHMDIFQNLAVDLDTEGRYLFLNAIANQLRYPNSHTHYFSCTMLYLFAEANTEAIQEQITRVLLERLIVNRPHPWGLLITFIELIKNPAFKFWSHDFVHCAPEIEKLFQSVAQCCMGQKQAQQVMEGTGAS, translated from the exons ATGAATCTTGACTCGCTCTCGCTGGCTTTGTCTCAAATCAGCTACCTGGTGGACAATTTAACAAAGAAAAACTACAGAGCCAGCCAGCAGGAAATACAGCAT ATTGTGAATCGTCACGGCCCTGAGGCGGACAGGCATTTATTACGCTGTCTCTTCTCCCATGTGGATTTCAGTGGTGATGGTAAAAGCAGTGGCAAAGATTTTCATCAG TTTCTGATCCAGGAGTGTGTTTCACTGATTTCAAAGCCTAATTTTATTTCAACACTTTGCTACGCCATCGACAATCCTTTGCACTACCAGAAG AGTTTGAAGCCGTCGGCCCACTTGTTCACTCAGTTGAGTAAAGTTCTCAAGCTAAGCAAGGTTCAAGAA GTGATATTTGGCCTTGCTTTGCTCAATTCGTGCAACGCAGACCTTCGTGGTTTTG CCGCGCAGTTCGTCAAACAAAAGCTCCCTGATCTCCTCCGCTCGTACGTGGACGCTGACCTTGGCGTTAACCAGGAAGGTGGCTTCCAAGATATTGCCATAGAGGTACTGCACCTGCTCCTCTCCCATCTTCTGTTTGGCCAGAAGGGAGCCAGTGGCGTCGGACAAGAGCAGATTGACGCTTTCCTCAAGACACTGTGCAGAG attTCCCGCAGGCGCGCTGCCCTGTGGTGCTTGCACCGCTGCTGTACCCTGAAAAACGGGACATTCTGATGGACAGGATTCTGCCAGACTCGGGAGAGTTAGCCAAGACCATGATGGAGAGTTCTCTTGCAGAGTTCATGCAGGAAGTTGGCTATGGCTTTTGTGCAAG CCTTGATGAATGCCGCAACATAATTCTACAGTATGGGGTACGAGAGGTTACTGCCAGCCAGGTGGCCAGGGTCCTGGGGATGATGGCTCGTACCCACTCTGGCTTGTCTGATGGAATCCCCCTACAG TCCATCTCTGCTCCCGGCAGTGGCATTTGGAGTGATGGAAAGGACAAAAGTGATGGTTCTCAGGCCCACACTTGGAATGTAGAAGTTCTGATTGACGTGGTCAAAGAAGTT AACCCCAATCTGAACTTCAAAGAGGTGACCTACGAGCTCGATCACCCTGGCTTTATGATCCGGGACAGTAAGGGTCTTCAGATGGTGGTGTATGGGATCCAGAGGGGCCTGGGTATGGAAGTGTTCCCTGTCGACCTCATCTACCGGCCCTGGAAGCATGCTGAGGGACAG CTGTCATTCATTCAGCACTCCCTCATGAGCCCAGATGTGTTCTGCTTCGCTGACTACCCCTGCCACACCGTAGCCATCGACATACTGAAGGCGCCACCCGAGGACGATAACAGGGAGATAGCCACCTG GAAGAGCCTGGACCTGGTGGAGAGCCTCCTGCGCCTCTCTGAGGTGGGCCAGTACGAGCAGGTGAAGCAGCTCTTCAGTTTCCCCATCAAACACTGTCCTGACATGCTGGTGCTGGCGCTGCTGCAGATCAGCACCTCCTGGCACACCCTGCGCCACGAGCTCATCTCCACCCTCATGCCCATCTTCCTGGGCAACCACCCCAACTCCGCCATCATCTTGCACTACGCGTGGCACGGACAGGGCCAGTCCCCCTCTATCCGCCAGCTGATCATGCACTCGATGGCAGAGTGGTACATGAGAGGAGAGCAGTACGACCAGGCCAAGCTGTCCCGCATCCTGGATGTGGCCCAGGACTTGAAG tctctttcaATGCTGCTAAATGGTACTCCATTTGCCTTTGTTATTGACCTTGCTGCACTTGCCTCTCGCCGTGAATACCTCAAACTTGACAAATGGCTGACTGACAAAATCCGAGAGCACGGGGTGGGTGGC GAGCCCTTCATCCAGGCATGTGTAACGTTCCTGAAGAGGCGCTGTCCCTCTATTATGGGTGGTCTGGCCCCAGAGAAGGACCAGCCCAAAAGCGCCCAGCTCCCCCCGGAAACGATGGCTACCATGCTGGGCTGTCTGCAGTCCTGTGCCGG GAGTGTGTCTCAAGAGCTCTCTGAGACTATCTTGACCATGGTTGCCAACTGTAGCAACGTCATGAACAAAGCCCGCCAGCCACCACCGGGGGTCATGCCAAAGGGACGTGCTCCCAGCACCAGCAGCCTAGACGCCATTTCCCCTGTGCAGGTATCGGTGTCTCCTCTCCAG ATGGATCCCCTGACAGCCATGGGTTCACTGAACCTGAGcagctctgccacctctcacaCACAGAGCATGCAGGGCTTCCCTACCCCGCTGGGCTCTGCCTTCAGCAACCCCCAGTCCCCAGCTAAGGCCTTCCCTCCACTgtccaaccccaaccccagcacACCGTTTGGGGGGATTGGAAGCCTCTCTTCACAGCTAGGTAACACAG GTCCGCTGGGATCAGGCATTGGTTCTGGTCTTGGAATGCCAGCGGTGAGCAGCGATCCGTTTGGGACGAGGAAGATGAGCACACCGGGCCTGAATCCGACCACCTTTCAGCAGAGTAAGATGAAGGCCT CTGACTTATCTCAGGTGTGGCCCGAGGCTAACCAGCACTTTAGTAAGGAGATTGACGATGAGGCTAACAGTTACTTCCAGCGCATCTACAACCACCCTCCGCACCCCACCATGTCTGTGGATGAG GTGCTGGAGATGTTGCAGAGGTTCAAGGACTCCACCATCAAGCGAGAGCGGGAGGTCTTTAACTGTATGCTGAGGAACTTGTTTGAGGAGTACCGCTTCTTCCCCCAGTACCCCGACAAGGAGCTGCACATCACCGCCTGCCTGTTCGGGGGGATCATCGAGAAGGGTCTTGTCACCTACATGGCCCTTGGACTGGCCCTCAGATATGTCCTTGAAGCCTTAAGGAAGCCATTTGGATCCAAAATGTATTACTTTGGAATCGCTGCTCTAGATAGATTCAAAAATAG gctgaAGGACTATCCCCAATATTGTCAGCACTTGGCCTCGATCGGCCACTTTCTGCAATTCCCCCTTCATTTGCAAGAG TGCGTGCAGTATATCGAGTATGGCCAACAGTCACGGGATCCTCCAGTGAAGATGCAAGGATCCATCACCACCCCTGGAAGCCTGGCGTTGGCTCAAGCTCAGGCCCAGTCTCAGCCTCCCAAAGCCCCCCAGCCTGGACAGCCCAGCACCCTGGTCACCACAGCTACCGCCACCACCACTGTCGCCAAAACCACTACCATCACCCGACCTACCCCTGGCAGCTTCAAGAAGGATGTGCCG CCTTCCATCAACACCACAAACATTGACACTCTGCTAGTAGCAACAGACCAAACTGAGAGGATTGTGGAACCCCCAGAGAATGTTCAAGAGAAAATTGCTTTCATCTTCAATAACCTGTCACAATCCAACATGACACAGAAG GTCGAGGAGTTAAAGGAAACTGTGAAAGAGGAGTTTATGCCCTGGGTTTCCCAGTATCTTGTCATGAAAAGGGTCAGCATCGAGCCCAACTTCCACAGCCTATATTCCAACTTTCTAGACACCCTGAAGAACCCCGAGTTTGTCAAAATGGTCCTGAATGAAACTTACAGAAACATCAAG GTTCTCCTTACCTCTGATAAGGCAGCTGCAAACTTCTCTGATCGATCCCTACTGAAGAACTTGGGCCACTGGCTTGGCATGATCACTCTGGCTAAAAACAAGCCCATCCTGTACACG GATTTGGAGGTGAAATCCCTCTTGTTGGAAGCCTATGTCAAGGGGCAGCAGGAGCTACTCTATGTGGTCCCGTTTGTGGCCAAAGTCCTGGAATCCAGTTTGCGTAGTGTG ATCTTCCGACCTCAGAATCCCTGGACCATGGCCATCATGAATGTTCTGGCAGAGTTGCATACGGAACATGATCTAAAG CTGAACTTAAAGTTTGAGATTGAGGTGCTGTGTAAGAACTTATCACTGGACATCAACGACCTGAAGCCTGGCACCCTGCTGAAAGACAAAGACAAGTTGAAGACTCTGGAGGAGCAGCTCTCTGCACCAAAGAAAGAGGCCAAGCCCCCTGAAGAAATGATCCCTATTGTTAGCACAGGTATCCAGCACTTTCAAACTGGGATGCCCCTTGTCG CTGCACCATCCACTCCCGCCCCAACCACCACTTGCTCAGCTACTGGGCCCCCTACCCCGCAGTTTAGCTATCATGACATCAATGTGTACGCCCTTGCAGGGCTAGCCCCTCACATCAATATCAACATCAAC ATCCCCTTGCTTCAAGCCCACCCTCAGCTCAAGCAGTGTGTGAGACAGTCCATTGAGCGGGCTGTGCAAGAGCTTGTCCACCCCGTAGTGGACCGCTCCATCAAGATTGCCATGACCACCTGCGAGCAGATCGTCAGGAAGGACTTTGCTCTGGACTCGGAGGAGTCGCGCATGCGTGTGGCAGCTCATCATATGATGCGCAACTTGACCGCCGGCATGGCCATGATCACCTGCCGGGAGCCCCTGCTCATGAGCATCGCCACCAACCTGAAGAACAGCTTTGCCGCTGCCCTCAGG GCCCCCACCCCCcagcagagagagatgatggaggaaGCTGCTGCCAGGGTTGCCCAGGACAACTGTGAGCTGGCCTGCTGCTTCATCCAGAAGACTGCAGTGGAGAAGGCTGGCCCAGAGATGGACAAGAGGCTGGCGACG GAGTTTGAGCTGAGGAAGCATGCCCGTCAGGAGGGCCGTCGCTACTGTGACCCCGTTGTGCTGACCTACCAGGCTGAGCGCATGCCAGAGCAGATCAGACTCAAG GTTGGAGGCGTAGACCCCAAACAGCTGGCGGTGTATGAGGAGTTTGCCCGGAATGTTCCAGGCTTCCTACCCAGCAACGACCTGTCTCAGCCCACAGGATTCCTTGCCCAGCCCATGAAG caacaggcaTGGGCCACGGACGACGTGGCTCAGATCTATGACAAGTGCATGGCAGACCTGGAGCAGCACCTCCACGCCATCCCTCCAGCGCTGTCCATGAACCCTCAGACCCAGGCTTTGCGCAGCCTACTGGAGGCTGTGGCCCTAGCCAGGAACTCCCGGGATGGCATTGCCGCTCTGGGCCTGCTGCAGAAG GCTGTGGAGGGTCTGCTGGATGCTACCAGTGGTGCCGATGCCGACTTGCTTCTGCGGTACAGAGAGTGCCACCTGCTGGTGCTCAAAGCCCTCCAGGACGGCCGGGCATACGGGCCACTGTGGTGCAACAAGCAGATTACCAG GTGCCTGATTGAGTGCCGTGATGAGTACAAGTACAACGTGGAGGCTGTGGAGCTGCTGATCAGAAACCACCTGGTCAACATGCAGCAGTACGACCTGCACCTGGCACAG TCTATGGAGAATGGGCTGCACTACATGGCGGTGGCGTTTGCCATGCAGCTGGTGAAGCTGCTGTTGGTGGATGAGCGCAGTGTGAGCCACATTACCGAGGCAGACTTGTTCCACACTATCGAGACTCTGATGCGAACCAGCGCCCACTCCAGGGCCAACGCACCTGAGGG GCTTCCTCAGCTGATGGACGTGGTCCGTTCCAACTACGAGGCCATGATCGACCGGGCCCACGGAGGACCCAACTTTATGATGCACTCTGGCATCTCCCAGGCATCCGAGTACGACGACCCACCGGGCCTGAGGGAGAAGGCTGAGTACCTGCTGAGGGAATGGGTCAACCTGTACCACTCTGCAGCTGCCGGCCGGGACAGTACCAAGGCCTTCTCTGCCTTTGTGGGCCAG ATGCACCAGCAGGGCATTCTGAAGACCGATGACCTGATCACTCGTTTCTTCCGGCTGTGCACGGAGATGTGTGTGGAGATTAGCTACCGCGCCcaggccgagcagcagcacaacccCGCGGCCAGCGCCGCCATCATCAGAGCCAAGTGTTACCATAACCTGGATGCCTTTGTGCGCCTCATCGCCCTGCTGGTCAAGCACTCCGGAGAGGCCACCAACACTGTCACCAAGATCAACCTGCTCAACAAG GTTCTAGGTATTGTGGTTGGAGTGTTGATCCAGGACCATGATGTGAGGCAGACTGAGTTCCAGCAGTTGCCTTACCACCGCATCTTCATCATGCTGTTGCTCGAGCTCAATGCCCCCGAGCACGTGCTGGAGACCATCAACTTCCAGACCCTCACCGCCTTCTG CAACACTTTCCACATCCTGAGGCCTACCAAAGCCCCTGGCTTTGTTTACGCTTGGCTGGAGTTGATCTCTCACCGTATCTTCATCGCCAGGATGCTGGCGCACACCCCACAGCAGAAG GGTTGGCCCATGTATGCCCAACTTCTCATTGATCTGTTCAAGTACCTGGCGCCCTTCCTGAGGAATGTTGAGCTTAACAAACCTATGCAAATCCTCTACAAG GGTACCCTGCGTGTCCTTCTGGTCCTACTGCATGACTTCCCAGAGTTCCTGTGTGACTACCACTACGGCTTCTGCGACGTCATCCCACCCAACTGCATCCAGCTCCGCAACCTGATTCTGAGTGCCTTCCCACGCAACATGAGGCTTCCAGACCCCTTCACTCCCAATCTGAAG GTTGACATGCTCAGCGAGATCAACATTGCGCCGCGCATCCTCACAAACTTCACCGGAGTGATGCCCTCTCAGTTCAAGAAGGATCTGGACTCGTACCTGAAGACGCGCTCCCCCGTCACCTTCCTCTCTGAGCTCCGCAGCAATCTGCAGGTAGGGGGCGCCACTCTGGGTCCCTGGAAGTATTTGCAGCACAACGACACATCTTTAGAACAG GTGTCAAATGAGCCAGGCAACCGTTACAACATCCAGCTGATCAACGCTCTGGTGCTGTATGTGGGAACCCAGGCCATCGCACACATCCACAACAAGGGCAGCACCCCCTCCATGAGCACCATCACTCACTCAGCCCACATGGACATCTTCCAGAACCTGGCTGTGGACCTGGACACTGAGG GGCGTTATCTCTTCCTGAATGCCATTGCCAATCAGCTGCGCTACCCAAACAGCCACACCCATTACTTCAGCTGCACCATGCTGTACCTGTTTGCTGAGGCCAACACTGAGGCAATCCAGGAGCAGATTACCAG GGTTCTTCTGGAGAGGCTGATTGTGAACCGGCCTCATCCCTGGGGACTGCTCATCACCTTCATCGAGCTCATCAAGAATCCCGCCTTCAAGTTCTGGAGCCACGACTTTGTACACTGTGCCCCGGAGATCGAGAA gttgtTCCAGTCAGTGGCTCAGTGCTGCATGGGGCAAAAGCAGGCTCAGCAGGTGATGGAGGGCACTGGtgccagttag